Proteins found in one Pyrus communis chromosome 15, drPyrComm1.1, whole genome shotgun sequence genomic segment:
- the LOC137718198 gene encoding probable sucrose-phosphate synthase 1, which yields MAGNDWVNSYLEAILDVGPGLDDAKSSLLLRERGRFSPTRYFVEEVITRYDETDLHRSWVRAAATARSPEERNTRLENMCWRIWNLARKKKQIEGEEAQRVARRRLERERGRREATEDMSEDLSEGEKGDTVGDISAHGGDSTRGRMKRINSTDAMENWASQQKEKKFYMVLISLHGLIRGENMELGRDSDTGGQVKYVVELARALGSMPGVYRVDLLTRQVAAPDVDWSYGEPTEMLNPLNTENSKEELGESSGAYIVRIPFGPRDKYAPKELLWPHIPEFVDGALTHIIQMSKALGEQIGGGQPVWPVAIHGHYADAGDSAALLSGALNVPMVFTGHSLGRDKLEQLLKQGRQSREEINTTYKIMRRIEAEELTLDASEIVITSTRQEIESQWRLYDGFDPILERKLRARIKRGVSCHGRFMPRMVVIPPGMEFHHIIPPDGDGDGEGERHDDSSISPDPPIWSEIMRFFTNPRKPMILALARADPKKNITTLVKAFGECRPLRELANLTLIMGNRDDIDEMSSTNASVLLSILKLIDRYDLYGHVAYPKHHKQSDVPDIYRLAAKTKGVFINPAFIEPFGLTLIEAAAHGLPIVATQNGGPVDIHRVLDNGLLVDPHDQRSIADALLKLVSDKQLWARCRQNGLKNIHLFSWPEHCKTYLTRITSCKPRQPQWQRNDADFDNSEPDSPSDSLRDIQDISLNLKLSLDGDKTEGSAALDNALEAEDCAAGGKTKEQNAVLTLSKGVCQKAGATEKADNSSGAGKFLAFRKRKYVCVIAVDCDTTSEFTEIIEKVTEAAGKDRDAGPIGFILSTALGISEIHSLLISGGLSPSQFDAFICNSGGELYYPSSSSEDSPSGLPFVVDIDYRSHIEYRWGAEGLRKTLVRWVANFNEKKGRETVTEDVSASTNHCYAYKVKYPELIPPVKELRKLMRIQALRCHVIYSLNGTRLNVIPVLASRSQALRYLYVRWGLNLSTAVVFVGESGDTDYEGLLGGLHKTVILKGVGIGARKLHANRNYPLEHVFPNDSPNMAQSEGCSENDIRASLVKLGILKR from the exons ATGGCGGGAAACGACTGGGTGAACAGTTACTTGGAAGCGATCCTCGACGTCGGTCCGGGCCTCGACGACGCCAAATCGTCGCTGCTCCTCCGCGAACGTGGCCGTTTCAGTCCGACTCGTTACTTCGTCGAAGAGGTCATCACTCGCTACGATGAGACCGATCTCCACCGCTCCTGGGTTCGG GCTGCGGCGACGGCGAGGAGTCCGGAGGAGAGAAACACCAGGTTGGAGAACATGTGCTGGCGAATTTGGAATTTGGCTCGCAAAAAGAAGCAG ATTGAGGGAGAAGAAGCTCAGCGTGTGGCTAGACGTCGTCTTGAAAGGGAACGAGGCAGGAGAGAGGCGACTGAGGATATGTCAGAAGACTTGTCTGAGGGAGAGAAAGGAGACACGGTGGGTGACATTTCAGCTCATGGTGGTGATAGCACTAGAGGAAGAATGAAAAGAATCAATTCTACTGATGCGATGGAGAACTGGGCTagtcaacaaaaagaaaagaaattctaCATGGTGTTAATAAG CCTTCATGGCCTGATCCGTGGAGAGAATATGGAGCTTGGTCGTGATTCTGATACTGGTGGCCAG GTCAAGTATGTAGTAGAACTTGCCAGGGCCTTAGGTTCAATGCCTGGAGTTTATCGGGTTGATTTGCTTACAAGACAAGTGGCAGCTCCAGATGTGGATTGGAGTTATGGGGAACCAACTGAAATGCTGAATCCATTAAACACTGAGAATTCGAAGGAGGAGCTTGGGGAGAGTAGTGGAGCTTATATTGTCCGTATACCATTTGGCCCAAGAGATAAATATGCCCCAAAAGAACTTCTTTGGCCTCACATACCTGAGTTTGTTGACGGTGCACTTACCCACATTATACAGATGTCCAAAGCTCTGGGAGAGCAAATTGGAGGTGGGCAGCCAGTTTGGCCTGTTGCAATTCATGGACACTATGCAGATGCTGGTGATTCTGCTGCTCTTTTATCTGGTGCCCTGAATGTCCCAATGGTATTTACTGGTCACTCACTTGGACGAGATAAGCTTGAACAACTTTTAAAACAAGGACGTCAATCAAGGGAAGAAATAAATACAACGTACAAAATAATGAGACGGATAGAAGCAGAGGAGTTAACCCTAGATGCCTCTGAGATTGTTATCACAAGCACTAGACAGGAGATAGAATCACAATGGCGCTTGTATGATGGCTTTGATCCAATACTAGAACGCAAACTAAGAGCAAGAATCAAAAGGGGTGTAAGCTGTCACGGCAGGTTTATGCCTCGCATGGTT GTAATACCTCCAGGAATGGAATTTCATCATATTATTCCACCGGATGGAGATGGGGATGGTGAAGGGGAGAGACATGATGATAGTTCTATTTCTCCCGACCCGCCAATTTGGTCagag ATCATGCGTTTTTTTACCAATCCACGGAAGCCTATGATACTTGCCCTTGCCAGGGCAGACCCTAAAAAGAATATTACGACCTTGGTCAAAGCATTTGGAGAGTGTCGTCCACTGAGGGAACTTGCTAACCTT ACATTGATTATGGGAAACCGTGATGACATAGATGAAATGTCCAGCACAAATGCATCTGTGCTTCTTTCCATTCTTAAGCTGATTGACAGATATGATCTTTACGGTCATGTGGCATATCCGAAACATCACAAGCAGTCTGATGTTCCTGACATTTATCGTCTGGCAGCAAAGACAAAG GGTGTTTTCATCAATCCAGCATTCATCGAGCCATTTGGTCTTACTTTAATTGAG GCAGCAGCTCATGGCTTACCTATCGTTGCCACACAAAATGGGGGTCCTGTTGATATTCATCGG GTTCTTGACAATGGTCTACTAGTTGATCCCCATGATCAGCGGTCAATAGCGGATGCCCTTCTGAAGCTTGTTTCGGACAAGCAACTTTGGGCAAGATGCAGGCAGAATGGACTGAAAAACATTCACCTTTTCTCATGGCCAGAGCATTGTAAGACATACTTAACTCGCATAACCAGTTGCAAACCAAGGCAGCCACAATGGCAAAGAAATGATGCTGACTTTGACAATTCAGAACCCGATTCACCTAGTGATTCTCTGAGGGATATTCAAGATATATCTTTGAACTTGAAACTCTCACTGGATGGCGACAAAACTGAAGGGAGTGCTGCTCTTGATAATGCTTTAGAGGCTGAAGACTGTGCTGCTGGAGGGAAGACTAAGGAGCAGAATGCGGTTTTGACATTGTCAAAAGGTGTTTGTCAAAAGGCTGGTGCCACAGAGAAAGCAGACAACAGTTCTGGGGCTGGTAAATTTCTGGCATTCAGGAAAAGGAAGTATGTTTGTGTAATTGCTGTGGATTGTGATACAACCTCAGAGTTCACTGAGATCATTGAGAAGGTTACTGAGGCAGCGGGGAAGGACAGAGATGCAGGACCTATTGGATTTATATTATCAACAGCATTGGGCATATCTGAGATCCATTCTCTTTTGATTTCAGGAGGTTTGAGTCCTTCACAGTTTGATGCTTTTATCTGTAACAGTGGTGGTGAGCTCTACTATCCATCTTCAAGCTCTGAGGATAGTCCTTCTGGGCTTCCCTTTGTGGTGGACATAGATTACCGTTCACACATTGAATACCGCTGGGGAGCAGAAGGTTTGAGAAAGACATTGGTTCGTTGGGTCGCTAATTTCAACGAAAAGAAAGGAAGGGAAACTGTTACAGAAGATGTATCAGCATCAACTAACCATTGCTATGCGTATAAAGTGAAATATCCAGAACTG ATTCCCCCTGTTAAGGAACTCCGGAAACTCATGAGAATTCAGGCTCTCCGTTGCCATGTTATATATTCCCTAAATGGCACCAGGCTGAATGTTATCCCTGTGTTGGCTTCTAGATCACAAGCACTCAG GTACCTGTATGTCCGTTGGGGCTTGAACTTGTCAACTGCTGTTGTCTTCGTGGGAGAAAGTGGTGACACGGATTATGAAGGTTTGCTTGGTGGCCTACACAAAACTGTGATACTGAAGGGAGTTGGCATTGGCGCTCGTAAGCTTCATGCCAACCGAAACTATCCTTTAGAACATGTCTTTCCAAACGACAGTCCCAATATGGCTCAAAGTGAAGGATGCTCCGAAAATGACATAAGAGCGTCATTGGTGAAACTAGGGATTCTTAAGCGGTAG